TGTCAATCAGAGAAAATCCTTAGCAGTTTTAGGTAAAACTAGGTAAATCCTGCCTTTCAGGAATCAAATGAGCAGGGCTTTCCCATTTCCTCATATGATTCTGTTTTTTTAAAAACCCGGGTATGGTATGTAAATGCCTGAAAAAGAGATCAACAACGACAAAAAAAATACATTCACGGCGGCAAACCCATGGGACTGTATCACCGATTCATTCTACCCACACTGATGCACCGGGTCTGCGCCCACAATGACATCACGGGCCAGCGCAAAAAAATTATTCCCCAGGCCGAAGGACGGGTACTGGAAATCGGGATCGGGTCCGGCCTGAACCTGCCGTTCTATGATCCGAAGTCCGTGTCAAGCGTGTGGGGTATCGATCCCAGCCGGACGTTGATGAACATGATCCCGGAATTCCCGGCCCGGCAGCCCTTCCCCGTCCAGCTGATGACGGGCTCGGGCGAACAGATTCCCCTGGACTCACACTGTGCCGACACCATCGTGGTGACCTATACCTTATGTTCCATCCCGGATATCCGGCAGGCCCTGGCAGAGATGCGGCGGGTGTTGAAACCTTCGGGCCGGCTGCTTTTCTGTGAACACGGCCGGGCCCCGGATATCGATGTTTCCCGGTGGCAGGACCGCCTGACCCCGTTGTGGAAACCAATGTCCGGCGGGTGTCATCTGAACCGGCCCATCCCGGCCCTGATCAGGGACAGCGGATTCGCCATCCAGGGGCTGGAGGCCGGGTATGTCAGCCCCATCCGCATATCCGGGTTCCATTACCGGGGGACGGCCGTGACCCGCTGACCCGCAGTCATATGGCCATGGCGATGCAGGGCAGCTGATCCCCCCCTTGTATTCAATGCCCTGACATGTTATTATGCAAAATAATGTATCTAAATATGTAGATATGTGAAAAATCAAATAAGGAATCCGCCGACAGACAGTATCCCGGCGGATGTTGAACAAACCTGAAAAAAGGAGACCTATGCAAACCCCGAAAAGACATCGTATTCAATTCCCCCAGGCATCTGCAGGAAGTCTGGCCCAGGATGAAGCCTATTTTTATCTGGTTTCACCGGATAAAGAAAAAAAAAAGATCCGGTTTCATGATTATGACCAGATCTATAATATGCCCGGACTGTATGAACAGATTTTTTATGACCGTCTCAAATGCAGTTCCCCCACAAAAGTGGCGCAGATTCTCAAATCCGCCCTCAACCAGACTGATGAAAACTTCAGTGAACTCCGGGTCCTGGATCTGGGGGCCGGAAACGGGCTGATGGGCGATGCCTTTAAACAATTCGGGGTTTCCCGGCTCATCGGCGTGGATATCATTCCTGAAGCCAAAACCGCCACTGAAAGGGATCGGCCCCATTTGTACGATGCCTATTATATCAGTGATTTCTGTAATTTGACGGATGATGAAAGAGAAGAATACCTGTCCTGGTCCCTGAACTGCCTGACCGTGGTGGCGGCTTTGGGTTTCGGAGATATCCCGACCAAAGCGTTCATCGAGGCGTTCAATATGATTCAATCCCCGGGATGGGTGGGATTCAACATCAAGGAAACCTTTCTTAACGAAAGTGATGATGCCGGATTTTCACGCATGATCCGGGAACTGATTTTCTCCAACTACATGGATATCTATCATCTGGAACGGTACCGGCACCGCCTGTCCATTGAAGGCGAACCTCTGTACTATTACGCCATCGGTGCAAGGAAAAAAGCGGATATTCCTGAATCCATGATCACCAAATTTGCCTGATAAACCCATGGGCTACCCGGACTCATCCGGGTAGCCGTCCTCCTGGGACGAAAATTTCAGGAACCCGGGCAGAATTGCACCCGATAGAATCAAAATGCCCGTCACCACAAACCCGGCGGAAAAATACCCGTTTTCACTTAACACACCGATCATGCCGGGTATTACCCCGCCGCCCACCAGAAAGGCGGCCGGGATCGTAAACGAAACAGCCACGTTGCGGGTCTGACTGGATCCGATGTTGGACAATGCGGCAAAAGCCGGCGGAAAAAAACAGATGGCCACCACGGGCTGACAGAAAATGGCAGCCAGCAACAGGCGGCCGGAAAAAATCCCGATCAATATCACCAGAATGCCGCTCAACATCAGGACTGCGGTAATCACGGGTTTCAGGCCCAGCCGATCCGTGATCCATCCGATCGCCAAAGTCATGGGAAGCGTTGCGACCCGGGACAGCGTCACAAAGGTGTTGGCCTGAGTTTGCGCAATACCGTGCTCGTTCACCAGGTACAGCGGCAGCATGGAATAAATGCCCAGTGTGCCGGAAACCCCCAGACTGAACAGCAGCATCATCCACCAGAACGACGGAATGGCTGCCAAAGGATAAAATGATTTAAGCTTCGGGGCTTCCCCGGGAAAATCCCGGATTGTGGAAAACCGGGAAAAAGACCATCCCAGAAGGATGTACACCCCGCCCAGGACAAAAAACACATACCGCCACGACATCCATAAAAGCAGCATTTCACAGATCATCGGGGTCAGCAGAAAACTCAAATTGGGTGCCAGCTCATGAATGCCCAGGGCTTTTCCCCAGTTTTTCCGGGAAATGGTGGACGTGAGCACGGCAATACCGGATGACAGATACAACCCGGCCCCCATGCCGGCCAGAAATATTCCCAGCCTCATGCCGGACAAACTGTGGCAGAATCCGGTAAAAATAAACACCAGCCCGGTTCCCACGGCAGACAAAACAATGGTGTTCCGGTGCATGATCCGGGCAGAGACAACGCCTGAAAAAAACACGGCAATGCAGTATCCCGTGGCGGAAAACAGGAAAAAAGAGCCGGCCTGATCCCCGGTCAGGTCCATATCCGTGAGAATGGTCGGCATCAGCGGTGAAATGCTGATCCGGATGGTAAAATTCATGAAAAAAATGGCGGTGAGAAAAAACAGCGGCAAATACGCGGATGTCAGATCGTGTGATGTCTGTTGATTTTTCATCAAAAAATCAATCCGCTTTTAAAAGTGCACGCATGATCATCTGCTCCACTTCCCTGGATGCGTTAACATGCAGCAGATTGATGTCTTTATTTTTCATTGCAAACACCCGGAATATTTCATCAGCAAACGCTTGCCCTATGGAATCGACTCCCTTAAAATCAAGGATCACAGTTTTAAAACGATCAATTCGTGACAAAAGCCTTTTGGCTTGCGACCGGGATACCAGCATTTCGTTTCCGTATTGCGCCAGACGGACAGGCACTATCGTTTTATTGAAACCATAATCTTCGGAAGTGGTGTATGCGTCAAAAATTTTTTTTACGCTTCTGGAAGAATTGTTTTTCATCTTCATATAAACCCCAGTGCCTTTGCCTGGCTGGTATCTCTCAAGAATCCAATCAGATTCTTCGGTATGTTTATGTGAAAAAAATACGCCCCCAGATAAAATTTCAAAGTCATCGACCATTCTTGAAGAAAAAAAAATGCCCTCTCCTGTATGCCGTGATGGATCAGTTGTGAGCTTTCCTTTGGATAATTCCAAAACAGCATGGCGTTCATCCAGCAACCCCATTTCCCGCTGAATTTTTTTGAATATACCCTCCCCGTCGTCAAGGATATGTATTTCAGTGCTGACAGCATTTCTTTTGAAGCCGATCGTGACCATTTGTCCTGATGAATGATCTATCGCGTTATTGAGAATTTCTGTAAAGCAGTGGTTCCATACTTCAATGACATTGTCTGGGAAACCGGGAAGCAGAACAGATATTTCATTCCGCCAGACCACATCCTCCTGCAGGGTGTTATCCAAAGGAAATGTTTTTGTCACTTCTTTGATTGGAGGAAGCCCATACCTGCGATCCTTTGTTTGTCCGGACATAATCAGTGTTTTTTGTTCTATCAGTTGCCGGATATGTTTATTTATTGCCTGTCGCGAAACATCGAACTTTTCTGTAGCTATCTGAACTATATCGGAAGGATGATGTTCAACATTATCAAGGATGAACTGCCGAATCGTTTCCCCACGTTTTCTTAATCTTGCCATCTGGCCCTCTCGTGATTTATTGTCAACCTTAAGCAAAATTATTGTAAACCTAAATACTGATTATTGTCAACCTATGATGGGATAATTTGAATAGTATGTTTGAAAAAAAAAATGGCCATCTTGTGGCCATCTCTTTAGGTTTTGATTTGATTGGCGCGCCTGACAGGATTCGAACCTGTGGCCTACGGATTAGAAGTCCGTTGCTCTATCCAGCTGAGCTACAGGCGCAACAATCGATTCTTCTAACAGAAAGGCCTGAAAAAGTCCAGAAAAAAAACAGGCATTTCTTTTCACTTCCCGATAAATAAATTTATTACTTTAATACTCAAAGTGATAATGGTATAATATTTTTTTTTAATATCTGTTAAGACTTGAGAGTTCATTGAATGACAAAGACATCCCATCAGAATCAATCCGAGACAGACAACAAACGGTCAACCAAAAAAGATTTTCTTCTTCCGGTGCCCAAAGCCAGAGCTGCCGGTACCAAAGCACTGGTCAAATCCGATCCCATTCAAAGCTATCTGAATGAAATCAACCGGTACCGGCTGCTGACCCGGGAAGAAGAGATCGATCTGGGCAAACGCATTCAGGAAGAAGGGGATCAGGAAGCCGCGTATATCATGACCACATCCAATCTGAGGCTGGTGGTGAAAATCGCCCTGGAATTCCAGCGGGTATGGATGCAGAATCTGCTGGATCTGATCCAGGAAGGGAATATCGGGCTGGTCCAGGCGGTTAAAAAATTTGATCCCTATAAAAATGTCAAATTCTCCTATTATGCCTCTTTCTGGATCAAGGCGTATATTCTCAAATTTATCATGGACAACTGGCGGATGGTGAAAATCGGGACCACCCAGGGGCAGCGCAAACTGTTTTTCCGGTTGAAAAAAGAAAAACAGCAGCTCATTGAACAGGGATTCGATCCCAAACCAAAACTGTTGTCCGAACGTCTGGGCGTATCTGAAAAAGAAGTGGTGGACATGGACCAGCGCCTGGCCAACTGGGACCTGTCTCTGGATGAACCGTTGAAAAACGACTCCAATACGGAGCGGATTGAATTCATCAACACGGAATCGGATTCATCCGAGGACCAGATGGCCAAAAAGGAAATTGAAGGCATCCTTCACACCAAGGTCAAAAAATTCAAACGCACCCTCAATGACCGGGAAATGGAAATTTTTGAAAAGCGTATTTTTTCCGATTCCCCCCAGACCCTTCAGGAAATCGGGGAAACCTACAAAATTTCCCGGGAACGGGTTCGGCAGATTGAAAACAATATTTTAAAAAAAATGAAAACATTTTTCAAAAAAGACATGCCTGATTTCGACATGTATGACCATACCCTATAACCCAACCGATACAGGGTGACTTTCTCCATGAGCAAGGCAACGATCCATACTTTTTTTATTTTGCTGATTCTTTTGACGCTATCCGGATGCAGCCGGATCCAGCACACCCCGGCAGCCCCGGTCGATGCGTGTCCGGTTGAACCGGCGCCTCCGGACACGCCATTGTCCATCCATTCCTGTCCTGACGACACGTTCGCCCCCCCCACTCCGGGCCGGGACCCACAGATGTCGGCCCGGTACCATTATCTGACGTTTTTAATGCTGCACCGGCAGAACCGGATCGATGACGCCATGGCGGCCCTTGAAAAAGCCATTACCTTAGATCCGGACGCGTCGTTTCTCAAACGGGACCTGATCCGGATGTATTTAAGCATGGATCAAAAGGAAACTGCGTTGGCTCTGGCGGAATCCCTGGTGGCTGAAAATCCCGATAATGTGGAAAACCTGCTGTTGCTGGCCCGCCTGAAAAAAGACGACACCCGTGAAAAAACCATGCCGCCGCTGTTGGAGCGAATTCTTGAACTGGCTCCGGACAACCGGGAAACCTATCTGCGGCTGGGCAAAATTTATATGGAAAACCAGCAGATTCCGGAAGCTTTGGAACTGTTTTCCCGAATGGCGGACCGTTTGCCGGACTATTATGTGGCCCATTTCTATCTGGGGGAAGCCCATTTTCTTTCCGGAAATTACACGGAGGCGGCACAGGCGTTTCAATCAACCATCGACCTGGAACCGGATCTGATCGAACCCCGATTGCGGCTGGTGGACATCCTTCAGGACCCGGACAACCCGGCCGGCAAACCAGATCCGGACAAACTGATTGCCATGTATGAACAGATACTTACCATTGAACCTGAAAATGAACGGGCTTTGCTGGAAACCGCCCGGTTGTATCACCAGACCGGGCAAACAAAACTTGCCGCACAACAGTTCATGGACCTGGGAAATCAGGCCCGGCAAGACAACCGCCTGCTGATGACCGCAGTGGATCTTTATTTGTCGCAAAACCGGTACGCAGATGCGGTAATTGTGTTTTCAGGAATGCTGGCGGCAGATCCGGACAATGACAATTTCAATTTTTTTCTAGGGTTGGCCCATGAATCCAGCGAGCAACCAAAGCAGGCCATTGAGCACTATCTCAAGGTCTCGCCGGCCCATCCCCAATACAAAAAAACCCAGTTGACCCTGGCTTTTCTGTACCGGGAGATCGGCCAGACCGAAAAAGCTGTGGCGTTTCTGGAGCAGCATCACCGGCAGGCGCCCGACGATATTGATTTCATCACCTATCTGGCCGCGTTTTATGAAAATGAAAACCAGCTGGAAAAAGCCATGGCCCTGCTTTCCAAAGGACTGAAAAACGCACGGGAAAACACGGCGCTGCTGTTCCGCTTAGGCGCGGTTCAGGACAAGGCCGGGCTCAAGGATGAGAGTATCGCCACCATGAAAGAAGTCATCCGTCTGGACCCGGAAGATGCCTCCGCACTCAATTATCTGGGCTATAC
The nucleotide sequence above comes from Desulfotignum phosphitoxidans DSM 13687. Encoded proteins:
- a CDS encoding class I SAM-dependent methyltransferase, which gives rise to MGLYHRFILPTLMHRVCAHNDITGQRKKIIPQAEGRVLEIGIGSGLNLPFYDPKSVSSVWGIDPSRTLMNMIPEFPARQPFPVQLMTGSGEQIPLDSHCADTIVVTYTLCSIPDIRQALAEMRRVLKPSGRLLFCEHGRAPDIDVSRWQDRLTPLWKPMSGGCHLNRPIPALIRDSGFAIQGLEAGYVSPIRISGFHYRGTAVTR
- a CDS encoding class I SAM-dependent DNA methyltransferase, with the protein product MQTPKRHRIQFPQASAGSLAQDEAYFYLVSPDKEKKKIRFHDYDQIYNMPGLYEQIFYDRLKCSSPTKVAQILKSALNQTDENFSELRVLDLGAGNGLMGDAFKQFGVSRLIGVDIIPEAKTATERDRPHLYDAYYISDFCNLTDDEREEYLSWSLNCLTVVAALGFGDIPTKAFIEAFNMIQSPGWVGFNIKETFLNESDDAGFSRMIRELIFSNYMDIYHLERYRHRLSIEGEPLYYYAIGARKKADIPESMITKFA
- a CDS encoding MFS transporter: MKNQQTSHDLTSAYLPLFFLTAIFFMNFTIRISISPLMPTILTDMDLTGDQAGSFFLFSATGYCIAVFFSGVVSARIMHRNTIVLSAVGTGLVFIFTGFCHSLSGMRLGIFLAGMGAGLYLSSGIAVLTSTISRKNWGKALGIHELAPNLSFLLTPMICEMLLLWMSWRYVFFVLGGVYILLGWSFSRFSTIRDFPGEAPKLKSFYPLAAIPSFWWMMLLFSLGVSGTLGIYSMLPLYLVNEHGIAQTQANTFVTLSRVATLPMTLAIGWITDRLGLKPVITAVLMLSGILVILIGIFSGRLLLAAIFCQPVVAICFFPPAFAALSNIGSSQTRNVAVSFTIPAAFLVGGGVIPGMIGVLSENGYFSAGFVVTGILILSGAILPGFLKFSSQEDGYPDESG
- a CDS encoding STAS-like domain-containing protein; translated protein: MARLRKRGETIRQFILDNVEHHPSDIVQIATEKFDVSRQAINKHIRQLIEQKTLIMSGQTKDRRYGLPPIKEVTKTFPLDNTLQEDVVWRNEISVLLPGFPDNVIEVWNHCFTEILNNAIDHSSGQMVTIGFKRNAVSTEIHILDDGEGIFKKIQREMGLLDERHAVLELSKGKLTTDPSRHTGEGIFFSSRMVDDFEILSGGVFFSHKHTEESDWILERYQPGKGTGVYMKMKNNSSRSVKKIFDAYTTSEDYGFNKTIVPVRLAQYGNEMLVSRSQAKRLLSRIDRFKTVILDFKGVDSIGQAFADEIFRVFAMKNKDINLLHVNASREVEQMIMRALLKAD
- a CDS encoding sigma-70 family RNA polymerase sigma factor, producing MTKTSHQNQSETDNKRSTKKDFLLPVPKARAAGTKALVKSDPIQSYLNEINRYRLLTREEEIDLGKRIQEEGDQEAAYIMTTSNLRLVVKIALEFQRVWMQNLLDLIQEGNIGLVQAVKKFDPYKNVKFSYYASFWIKAYILKFIMDNWRMVKIGTTQGQRKLFFRLKKEKQQLIEQGFDPKPKLLSERLGVSEKEVVDMDQRLANWDLSLDEPLKNDSNTERIEFINTESDSSEDQMAKKEIEGILHTKVKKFKRTLNDREMEIFEKRIFSDSPQTLQEIGETYKISRERVRQIENNILKKMKTFFKKDMPDFDMYDHTL
- a CDS encoding tetratricopeptide repeat protein is translated as MSKATIHTFFILLILLTLSGCSRIQHTPAAPVDACPVEPAPPDTPLSIHSCPDDTFAPPTPGRDPQMSARYHYLTFLMLHRQNRIDDAMAALEKAITLDPDASFLKRDLIRMYLSMDQKETALALAESLVAENPDNVENLLLLARLKKDDTREKTMPPLLERILELAPDNRETYLRLGKIYMENQQIPEALELFSRMADRLPDYYVAHFYLGEAHFLSGNYTEAAQAFQSTIDLEPDLIEPRLRLVDILQDPDNPAGKPDPDKLIAMYEQILTIEPENERALLETARLYHQTGQTKLAAQQFMDLGNQARQDNRLLMTAVDLYLSQNRYADAVIVFSGMLAADPDNDNFNFFLGLAHESSEQPKQAIEHYLKVSPAHPQYKKTQLTLAFLYREIGQTEKAVAFLEQHHRQAPDDIDFITYLAAFYENENQLEKAMALLSKGLKNARENTALLFRLGAVQDKAGLKDESIATMKEVIRLDPEDASALNYLGYTYADLGIHLDDAEVLIRKALEIKPNDGYILDSMGWVYFQQGDFDKAVGYLERAAELTDYEAIIAAHLADAYLKTGQKIKALKTFHKALAHAKESDTELISEVTEKIRTLEQQIQTPDTLNSDTVTP